Proteins encoded within one genomic window of Paraburkholderia aromaticivorans:
- a CDS encoding SIR2 family protein, translating into MAAHDPLRFTTGLGAKLATRSRHVCTFFGAGTSKACGLPDIAQLQERVLARLDAGQRTSLARQLEGRNLEQGLSRLRRIAALLVENQILDGLTAQAAVDLDQAICRAVIAEVDIRAADFSPSRHFAAWLARTNYHAPVEVFTVNYDLLFETSLEEMRVPYFDGFIGNLRARFQTELVEARPGADSDGVPAFFARLWKLHGSVNWAWESSNQVVRIGQPVSEGMAAAIYPSDTKYEESRRVPFLVLQDRMRRALHQPETLVIVAGYSFGDAHLNELLFDAAMRRERTEIVVFCYSTIPDILAERALLTPNIQVLGDREAIIGGVRADWVPPEDEVAGIFEGGRFLLGDFQKLAEYLAKSTTRESDNGLRLRQLLGAVVDNRDVEAGD; encoded by the coding sequence ATGGCTGCTCACGATCCCCTGCGGTTTACTACCGGCCTGGGCGCAAAGCTGGCGACACGTTCTCGCCACGTATGCACATTTTTCGGTGCAGGCACTTCAAAGGCTTGTGGTTTGCCCGATATCGCTCAACTGCAGGAGAGAGTGCTCGCACGCCTTGACGCTGGCCAGCGTACATCGCTAGCCCGTCAGCTTGAAGGTCGAAATCTGGAGCAGGGCTTGAGTCGTCTTCGACGTATAGCAGCACTGCTTGTCGAGAATCAGATACTCGACGGCCTAACTGCGCAGGCCGCAGTGGACCTGGATCAAGCCATCTGTCGAGCCGTCATCGCCGAGGTCGACATTCGCGCTGCGGACTTCTCACCGAGTCGGCATTTCGCAGCGTGGCTTGCGCGTACAAATTATCATGCCCCCGTCGAAGTGTTCACGGTCAACTATGACCTCCTGTTCGAAACATCGCTAGAGGAAATGCGAGTCCCGTATTTTGACGGATTTATTGGGAACTTGCGTGCTCGCTTTCAGACCGAGCTCGTTGAGGCGCGACCGGGAGCCGACAGCGACGGTGTCCCAGCGTTTTTTGCCCGCCTGTGGAAGTTGCATGGATCCGTCAATTGGGCATGGGAAAGCTCCAACCAGGTCGTTCGCATAGGACAGCCTGTCAGTGAGGGGATGGCTGCAGCAATCTATCCATCCGATACAAAATATGAGGAATCCAGGCGAGTTCCCTTTCTAGTGCTTCAAGACCGTATGCGCCGGGCGTTGCATCAACCAGAAACCCTAGTGATCGTGGCTGGATATTCGTTTGGTGATGCTCACCTCAACGAACTTCTTTTCGACGCAGCCATGCGACGCGAACGCACAGAAATCGTCGTTTTTTGCTATTCAACCATACCCGACATACTCGCTGAGCGAGCGCTTCTCACGCCGAATATCCAGGTTCTAGGTGACCGGGAAGCCATCATTGGCGGAGTAAGAGCCGATTGGGTGCCGCCTGAAGATGAGGTTGCCGGCATATTTGAGGGTGGTCGTTTTTTGCTCGGCGACTTCCAGAAGCTCGCCGAATACCTCGCGAAGAGTACAACTCGGGAGTCCGATAACGGTTTGCGACTGCGACAATTGTTGGGAGCTGTGGTGGACAATCGTGACGTCGAAGCTGGAGACTGA
- a CDS encoding site-specific integrase, which yields MSNQPQQLTLPPPRTYSRTEFAALRARVQGVPIRKIAQLYFDSDTTPYPDEPEQLERFLRTMRDDLVQLAILHGSPVLADYLRASIAKHGSARLASASLQMVEQASRLAVAEPLAGHAVGLWFRPPIARHLAGEGIHTLAELVAVANRRGGSWWRSVPRIGPGRARVIVAWLRRHVDSIGVTVAADVDASEPLVAPGNTAVIGPASGQLAPLERMALPHALSGERGTNRAPVFPYVRARHDLDAVRAYLAGYAGQTATQRAYVRELERLVLWATMQRGAALSSLTVEDCEAYKAFLTAPAAAFTGPPVSRTSGRWRPFAPGGLSAESQRYAVRAIRAAFDWLVDVRYLAGNPWRAVKDPRTVRRAQKMKIDRALPIDLWTRVRVFLAGCSDSPGPQAQRWRAVRALLLLMGDSGLRIAEAAATRRPELEWLPADGDVPPTWLLQVIGKGDRERFVPVSDECIAALHAHWRDRGLDFAAPDACAPLVAPLVIPATKKARRKFGLDAGKEDVTGVPLQEGYSVRGARGLTSWAIRQMLEHLTDLNESERRQLARTSPHALRHTFGTQSVAADVPLDVVQRILGHASLQTTTTYVTAERRRMRAEVAKYHARLTGLGRQ from the coding sequence ATGTCGAACCAGCCTCAGCAACTCACCCTGCCGCCGCCGCGCACCTATTCGCGCACCGAATTCGCGGCGTTGCGCGCGCGCGTGCAGGGCGTGCCCATCAGGAAAATCGCGCAACTGTATTTCGACAGCGACACCACCCCGTATCCCGACGAACCCGAGCAGCTCGAGCGGTTCCTGCGCACGATGCGCGACGATCTCGTGCAGTTGGCCATCCTCCACGGCTCGCCCGTGCTGGCCGACTACCTGCGCGCCTCGATCGCGAAGCACGGCAGTGCGCGGCTTGCGAGTGCCTCGCTGCAGATGGTCGAGCAGGCGTCGAGGCTCGCCGTCGCCGAGCCGCTGGCCGGTCACGCCGTCGGCCTGTGGTTCCGGCCGCCGATCGCGCGGCACCTGGCAGGCGAGGGCATCCACACGCTTGCCGAGCTGGTCGCTGTTGCGAACCGCCGCGGCGGCAGCTGGTGGCGTTCGGTGCCGCGCATCGGGCCCGGCCGTGCGCGGGTGATCGTCGCGTGGCTCCGGCGGCACGTCGATTCGATCGGCGTGACGGTTGCGGCCGACGTCGATGCCTCGGAGCCGCTCGTTGCACCGGGCAACACCGCGGTGATCGGACCGGCCAGCGGGCAGCTCGCGCCGCTCGAGCGCATGGCATTGCCACACGCGCTGTCCGGCGAGCGCGGCACCAACCGTGCGCCTGTCTTCCCGTACGTCCGGGCCCGCCACGACCTCGACGCGGTGCGGGCCTACCTGGCCGGCTACGCCGGACAGACGGCCACCCAGCGCGCGTATGTACGCGAGCTCGAGCGGCTGGTGCTGTGGGCAACAATGCAGCGCGGCGCGGCGCTGTCGTCATTGACGGTCGAAGACTGCGAGGCCTACAAGGCCTTTCTGACCGCGCCGGCGGCCGCCTTTACCGGTCCGCCGGTGTCGCGCACATCGGGCCGGTGGCGTCCGTTCGCGCCGGGCGGCCTGTCGGCGGAGAGTCAGCGGTACGCGGTACGCGCGATCCGGGCCGCGTTCGACTGGCTGGTCGACGTGCGCTATCTGGCCGGCAATCCGTGGCGGGCCGTGAAGGACCCGAGGACCGTCCGGCGCGCGCAGAAAATGAAGATCGATCGCGCCCTGCCGATCGACCTGTGGACGCGCGTGCGCGTGTTTCTGGCCGGGTGCAGCGACAGCCCTGGACCACAAGCGCAGCGTTGGCGCGCGGTACGCGCGCTCCTGCTGCTCATGGGCGATTCGGGCCTGCGTATCGCCGAGGCTGCGGCGACCCGGCGCCCGGAACTGGAGTGGTTGCCTGCCGACGGCGACGTGCCCCCGACGTGGTTGCTGCAGGTGATCGGCAAGGGCGACAGGGAGCGTTTCGTCCCAGTGAGCGATGAATGTATCGCCGCGCTGCATGCGCACTGGCGTGATCGCGGACTCGACTTCGCTGCGCCGGACGCGTGCGCACCGCTCGTCGCACCGCTCGTCATCCCGGCGACGAAGAAGGCCCGCAGGAAGTTCGGTCTGGATGCGGGCAAAGAGGATGTAACCGGAGTGCCGCTGCAGGAAGGCTATTCAGTGCGCGGCGCACGAGGACTCACCAGCTGGGCGATCCGCCAGATGCTCGAGCACCTGACGGATCTCAACGAGTCCGAGCGCCGGCAGCTCGCCCGCACGTCTCCGCATGCGCTGCGGCATACGTTCGGCACGCAGTCGGTGGCCGCCGACGTCCCGCTCGACGTCGTGCAGCGGATCCTGGGGCACGCGTCACTGCAGACGACCACGACCTACGTGACAGCCGAACGGCGCCGGATGCGCGCCGAGGTCGCGAAGTATCACGCGCGCCTGACCGGGTTGGGGCGTCAATAA
- a CDS encoding ParA family protein: protein MDITLAHPGKTTADDLMRLAQLSDVMLQKIRDEMLEPFPRKEAPLITSARVQEMCGIDKQRMAYVLKKGELPEGRQTRPGAPRSFSVAETIEWIKAELKPAPRQGPAKVLAVANFKGGVTKTTTSTLLAQGLSMRRGRRVLHIDLDPQGSATTLYGINPHAEVDSSQTIMPLVEAYLSDQPFDMRALPTPTYWPNLDLIPSSTELFNAEFMLPARASATEHGVRFEQVLHDGLESLKDKYDYIIIDTAPTLSYLTINAIFAADGVIVPVVPDMLSFASMVQFWHLFADLINGMKAFGDERTKEFDFVDVLVTRSTPKAAAQVLQAWISQIYGSRVIPVEIPETDLARNTNMRFSTIYDLASYEGGAETLRRIRSPVDQLVDRVDDKVSSMWTRGA from the coding sequence ATGGACATAACCCTCGCTCACCCCGGGAAAACCACCGCGGACGACCTCATGCGCCTTGCGCAGCTGTCGGACGTGATGCTTCAAAAGATCCGGGACGAGATGCTTGAGCCCTTTCCCCGAAAGGAGGCGCCGCTCATTACATCGGCACGCGTCCAGGAGATGTGCGGGATCGACAAGCAGCGAATGGCCTACGTTTTGAAAAAGGGTGAACTACCAGAAGGACGACAGACCCGACCGGGCGCTCCGCGCTCTTTCTCCGTCGCCGAGACGATCGAATGGATCAAGGCTGAACTCAAGCCTGCACCGCGTCAAGGCCCGGCCAAGGTGCTGGCCGTCGCCAACTTCAAGGGTGGCGTCACCAAAACTACGACCTCGACATTGCTTGCGCAGGGTTTGTCGATGCGGCGGGGGCGCCGCGTGCTCCATATCGACCTTGATCCTCAAGGAAGCGCAACAACACTGTACGGCATCAACCCCCATGCAGAGGTTGATTCTTCCCAGACAATCATGCCGTTGGTCGAGGCCTATCTTAGCGATCAGCCATTCGATATGCGGGCGCTCCCCACTCCCACCTATTGGCCAAACCTTGATTTAATCCCGTCGTCCACGGAGCTGTTCAATGCTGAGTTCATGCTCCCGGCCCGAGCGTCTGCGACCGAGCATGGGGTGCGATTCGAACAGGTTCTTCACGATGGCCTCGAAAGCCTGAAGGACAAGTACGACTACATCATCATCGATACCGCGCCGACGCTTAGCTATCTGACAATCAATGCGATCTTTGCCGCAGACGGCGTCATCGTCCCTGTCGTGCCCGACATGCTCTCCTTTGCCTCGATGGTGCAGTTCTGGCACCTGTTTGCCGACCTAATTAACGGGATGAAGGCTTTTGGCGACGAGCGGACTAAGGAGTTCGATTTTGTCGATGTCCTCGTCACGCGTTCCACGCCAAAGGCGGCTGCGCAAGTTTTGCAGGCCTGGATTTCGCAGATATATGGCTCCCGAGTGATCCCTGTTGAAATCCCCGAGACCGATCTTGCACGCAACACGAACATGCGCTTTTCCACGATCTATGATCTTGCGAGCTACGAGGGTGGCGCGGAGACGCTTCGGCGCATTCGCTCGCCGGTCGACCAACTGGTTGATCGTGTAGACGACAAGGTCAGCTCGATGTGGACACGAGGAGCCTAG
- a CDS encoding DNA cytosine methyltransferase — protein MKAVELYAGAGGLAMGVSLAGFTPLAVVEWDRWACDTIRENQRRGFPLVADWPLHEGDVRHFDWSGIEDDIDLLAGGPPCQPFSMGGKHQAHDDTRDMFPATVDIVRRLRPKAFIVENVKGLTRSTFANYYQYILLQLEFPEVPRRRNEEWFDHLLRLQVERTSGRQKGRKLTYNVVPTLVNAADYGVPQKRERVFIVGFRSDLGIDWSFPRPTHSYDRLLRDQWVTGEYWERHGVPRRGRPTMPATLESRVRRIAASPLSADLPWRTVRDAIAGLPSPLSRTASHYSDHRFQPGARVYPGHTGSPLDLPAKTLKAGDHGVPGGENMLVNTDGSVRYFSIRESARVQTFPDGFVFHGSWTETMRQLGNAVPVALGHMVARSVAERLAIVQLERLARGRENARGAA, from the coding sequence ATGAAAGCTGTTGAGCTTTACGCGGGTGCCGGCGGGCTCGCGATGGGAGTGAGCCTGGCGGGGTTCACGCCGCTGGCCGTTGTCGAATGGGACCGGTGGGCCTGCGACACGATTCGCGAGAATCAGCGGCGCGGTTTTCCGCTTGTCGCGGACTGGCCTCTGCATGAGGGCGATGTTCGTCATTTCGACTGGTCGGGTATCGAGGACGATATCGACCTCCTGGCGGGTGGGCCACCCTGCCAGCCGTTCTCGATGGGCGGCAAGCATCAGGCGCACGACGACACGCGCGACATGTTCCCGGCCACCGTCGACATCGTCCGCCGGTTGCGGCCGAAAGCATTCATCGTCGAAAACGTGAAGGGGCTGACCCGCTCCACGTTCGCGAACTACTACCAATACATCCTCCTGCAACTGGAGTTTCCGGAAGTACCCCGGCGACGCAACGAAGAGTGGTTTGATCACCTGCTTCGCCTGCAAGTCGAGCGAACGAGCGGCCGGCAAAAGGGAAGGAAGTTGACCTACAACGTGGTGCCCACGCTCGTGAACGCGGCGGACTACGGCGTGCCGCAGAAACGCGAGCGCGTTTTCATCGTGGGCTTTCGCTCCGACCTCGGCATCGACTGGAGCTTCCCCCGTCCAACGCACAGCTACGACCGGTTGCTTCGCGACCAGTGGGTCACCGGCGAGTATTGGGAGCGGCATGGCGTCCCGCGCCGCGGCCGCCCGACGATGCCGGCAACCTTGGAGTCGCGCGTGCGGCGCATCGCGGCCTCGCCGCTGTCCGCCGATCTGCCGTGGCGAACCGTGCGGGATGCCATCGCCGGGTTGCCGAGCCCGTTGTCGCGCACGGCGAGCCATTACTCGGATCACCGCTTCCAACCTGGCGCGCGGGTGTATCCCGGCCATACGGGCAGTCCGCTCGATCTGCCGGCCAAGACCTTGAAGGCGGGCGACCACGGGGTACCGGGCGGGGAAAACATGCTGGTCAACACGGACGGTTCGGTGAGGTATTTCTCGATCCGGGAGTCGGCGCGCGTGCAGACGTTCCCGGACGGATTCGTTTTTCATGGGTCCTGGACCGAGACCATGCGGCAGCTCGGAAACGCCGTGCCGGTCGCACTGGGGCACATGGTGGCGCGCAGTGTCGCGGAGCGTCTGGCGATAGTGCAGCTGGAACGGCTGGCGCGCGGACGGGAAAACGCGCGAGGAGCCGCATGA
- a CDS encoding abortive infection family protein, with amino-acid sequence MNDRIGALAAQHRRIEAKKVALIKRARALDAELNRAFGGADIAGVSSNVTLEQIGYDEHAYGYLCYRDGELTVGYRTTDDDLADGHHGVPDEQRSYSVRQLANCSPEWLERLLDEAPLESLLGNIAARLCEREGRLDGSLSALQTILAAESAKLDGQMVDRLDKTGDDTLQRLFDEAVDVAHLDTADGLTRSSRFLEAVCATILRERGLPLPDNQSLGPLVNACIDGLELSAEKKALDDVRQFIGGVKSLCNGVGSLRTHFGTAHGASSHLPPLDASWAMLAKNAAAAVAIFLLSRHRDGTDATPRDATVEDTP; translated from the coding sequence ATGAATGACAGGATCGGGGCGCTCGCGGCCCAGCACCGGCGCATCGAGGCCAAAAAGGTCGCGCTGATCAAGCGAGCTCGCGCACTCGACGCTGAACTGAACAGGGCATTCGGCGGGGCCGATATCGCCGGTGTCAGTTCCAACGTCACACTGGAACAGATCGGCTACGACGAACACGCCTACGGATATCTCTGCTATCGGGATGGGGAACTGACCGTCGGCTACCGCACAACCGATGATGACCTGGCCGACGGGCATCATGGTGTGCCCGATGAGCAGCGATCGTATTCGGTGAGGCAACTGGCAAATTGCTCGCCGGAATGGCTGGAACGCCTGCTGGATGAAGCGCCGCTCGAGTCGTTGCTCGGCAATATCGCCGCCAGGCTGTGCGAACGCGAGGGACGACTCGATGGCTCGCTGTCGGCCTTGCAGACGATCCTGGCTGCCGAATCGGCGAAGCTCGACGGTCAGATGGTCGATCGCCTGGACAAGACAGGCGACGACACGTTGCAACGGCTTTTCGACGAAGCGGTCGACGTGGCCCATCTGGACACCGCCGACGGCCTGACCCGCAGCAGCCGCTTCCTCGAGGCAGTCTGCGCGACCATCCTGCGCGAGCGCGGACTTCCACTGCCGGATAACCAGTCGCTGGGTCCTCTCGTCAACGCCTGTATCGACGGCCTGGAACTGTCGGCGGAGAAGAAGGCACTGGACGACGTCAGGCAATTTATCGGAGGCGTGAAGTCGCTCTGTAACGGCGTCGGCTCCTTGCGGACCCACTTCGGTACGGCGCACGGCGCGTCGAGCCACCTGCCACCGCTCGATGCGTCCTGGGCGATGCTTGCGAAGAACGCGGCAGCGGCCGTCGCGATCTTCTTGCTCAGCCGGCACCGGGACGGCACCGATGCGACGCCTAGAGACGCGACTGTCGAGGACACGCCATGA
- a CDS encoding Eco29kI family restriction endonuclease, translating into MTGSNGNIIPFNPLDKKNLGASVAEAMLEQKPQPLGGLKQFFGVGIYAIYYTGDFAPYAPLAVRNRDGLFQAPIYVGKAVPKGARKGGGVGEVRSRALYDRLREHAESVELASNLDINDFYCRFLVVDDIWIPLGESLLIAKFAPLWNASIDGFGNHDPGSGRYNGLRPRWDVLHPGRAWAEKCRAREETQDHIIRDVHNYFSTIAFPASHHVLGPDQQP; encoded by the coding sequence ATGACGGGATCGAACGGAAACATCATTCCCTTCAACCCGCTCGACAAGAAGAATCTTGGCGCGAGCGTCGCGGAGGCGATGCTCGAGCAAAAGCCGCAGCCACTGGGCGGGTTGAAGCAGTTTTTCGGCGTTGGCATCTACGCCATCTACTACACGGGTGATTTCGCGCCTTATGCGCCGCTGGCCGTGCGCAACCGCGACGGGCTGTTTCAGGCGCCGATTTATGTCGGCAAGGCCGTTCCGAAGGGGGCGCGCAAGGGGGGCGGGGTGGGGGAGGTGCGCAGTCGCGCTCTCTACGACCGGTTGCGCGAGCACGCCGAAAGTGTCGAACTGGCGTCCAACCTGGACATCAACGACTTTTATTGCCGCTTCCTGGTGGTGGACGATATCTGGATTCCACTGGGTGAGTCGTTGTTGATCGCGAAATTCGCCCCGCTGTGGAACGCGTCAATCGACGGATTTGGCAACCATGACCCGGGCAGTGGCAGATACAACGGGCTGCGCCCCCGCTGGGACGTTTTGCACCCGGGCCGCGCCTGGGCGGAAAAATGCAGGGCGCGGGAAGAAACGCAGGACCATATCATTCGCGACGTACACAATTACTTTTCGACGATCGCTTTTCCTGCGTCGCACCACGTACTGGGTCCGGACCAGCAACCGTAA
- a CDS encoding PIN domain-containing protein translates to MPEMHLFIDTNAYLQFYRHTKDDAEVLNTLSEHVERGGIVVHLPMHVLDECNRNRERELHNSTDAFRKAPLPGAYPRHMHGLALAAEYDEALERLSQVRNRLAAEATIKSRTFELVVDQRLGKLTEIASKYPDDDDVFERAIRRAQKGNPPGKKESIGDQYNWEMLLKKVPDVDLYVVSKDGDYASPLGGTDANGAIYPNVFLSNEWKTARNGKNLYLFSSIKDVLKHFEKTFANEALPRVEAVESQLQPAQPVIAEAPQAQPVAAEPVRVRRTHEGAEIHDAETISAIDNAVDALVNSSSFYETHQAIGALGTMLHLLGIEDAEKLVNAAIDNNQIGWIVSDPDVRDFYQNLVNIFLLELDGGLLDALLEKMGLLDESGPDTDEEPLR, encoded by the coding sequence ATGCCGGAAATGCACCTTTTCATCGACACCAACGCATATTTGCAGTTCTATCGCCACACAAAAGATGACGCCGAGGTCCTAAACACCCTAAGCGAACACGTCGAGCGCGGTGGCATCGTCGTGCATTTGCCCATGCACGTTTTGGACGAATGCAATCGTAATCGAGAGCGAGAGCTACATAACTCGACCGATGCATTCAGGAAAGCCCCTCTTCCGGGAGCTTATCCGAGGCATATGCATGGGTTAGCGTTGGCAGCTGAATACGACGAAGCTTTGGAACGGCTCTCCCAAGTTCGAAATCGCTTGGCGGCGGAAGCGACCATCAAATCGCGTACGTTTGAGCTTGTCGTTGACCAGCGGCTAGGCAAGCTCACCGAGATAGCGTCGAAATATCCGGACGATGATGACGTGTTCGAGCGCGCTATCCGAAGAGCGCAGAAGGGAAATCCGCCAGGAAAGAAAGAAAGCATCGGCGATCAATACAATTGGGAAATGCTGCTGAAGAAGGTCCCGGACGTGGACCTATATGTGGTATCGAAGGATGGTGACTACGCGTCGCCCCTCGGGGGCACCGACGCAAACGGCGCGATCTATCCAAACGTGTTTTTAAGTAACGAATGGAAGACGGCTCGAAATGGCAAAAACCTATACCTTTTTTCGAGCATTAAGGACGTTCTAAAGCACTTCGAGAAGACATTCGCAAACGAGGCACTTCCCCGTGTCGAAGCTGTCGAGAGCCAGTTGCAGCCGGCACAACCAGTAATTGCAGAGGCGCCACAAGCACAACCCGTAGCAGCAGAACCCGTGCGTGTACGACGCACTCACGAGGGCGCTGAGATTCACGACGCAGAGACAATTTCAGCAATCGACAACGCGGTCGACGCGCTGGTGAATAGCTCGAGCTTTTACGAAACGCATCAAGCTATCGGCGCGCTTGGCACCATGCTTCATCTGCTAGGAATAGAGGACGCCGAGAAACTGGTCAACGCGGCAATCGATAACAATCAGATCGGCTGGATCGTTAGCGACCCCGATGTGCGCGATTTCTACCAAAATCTCGTCAACATCTTCTTGTTGGAATTAGACGGCGGCCTGCTCGATGCGCTCTTGGAAAAGATGGGTTTGCTCGATGAGTCAGGTCCTGACACAGACGAAGAACCGCTTCGGTAG
- a CDS encoding HU family DNA-binding protein, giving the protein MPVAARRARPALIARRRTDQVGWRHHNHNEEAAMNKQDLVDAVATKTGDSKVATGETIDAVIAAITGELTKGKTVQLIGFGSFSTGARAARVGRNPATGAEIQIPAAKTVKFTAGKAFKDAVNGA; this is encoded by the coding sequence GTGCCTGTTGCTGCGAGACGTGCTCGCCCGGCGCTGATTGCGCGAAGGCGCACCGATCAGGTAGGGTGGCGACATCACAACCACAACGAGGAAGCGGCAATGAACAAGCAGGATCTGGTGGATGCGGTTGCCACGAAGACCGGCGACAGCAAGGTCGCCACGGGCGAGACGATCGACGCGGTGATCGCGGCGATCACGGGCGAACTGACGAAGGGCAAAACGGTACAGCTGATCGGATTCGGCTCGTTTTCGACGGGGGCGCGCGCCGCACGGGTCGGGCGCAATCCGGCAACCGGTGCGGAGATCCAAATCCCGGCCGCGAAGACGGTCAAATTCACGGCAGGCAAGGCGTTCAAGGATGCCGTGAACGGCGCCTGA
- a CDS encoding very short patch repair endonuclease has product MDSLTPRERSERMARVKAKNTKPELAVRSLVHRMGFRYRLHGKGLPGRPDLVFARRRKAIFVHGCFWHRHQGCRLARLPKTRLDFWLPKLDANAARDRKVERQLAELGWKIMVIWECEVKDQAALMSRIRAFLDDTENNNESC; this is encoded by the coding sequence ATGGACAGTTTGACCCCGCGCGAGCGTAGCGAGCGGATGGCACGCGTCAAGGCAAAGAACACCAAGCCGGAACTTGCGGTCAGAAGCCTCGTTCATCGCATGGGGTTCCGATACCGGCTGCACGGCAAGGGCTTGCCCGGGCGACCCGATCTGGTGTTTGCACGAAGGCGCAAAGCGATCTTCGTTCACGGATGCTTCTGGCATCGGCACCAGGGTTGCCGTCTTGCGCGTCTGCCGAAGACACGGCTGGACTTCTGGCTGCCGAAACTCGATGCGAACGCGGCGCGGGATCGGAAAGTCGAGCGGCAACTTGCCGAGCTCGGTTGGAAAATAATGGTCATCTGGGAATGTGAAGTGAAGGACCAGGCAGCGTTGATGTCGCGCATCAGGGCTTTCCTGGACGACACGGAGAACAACAATGAAAGCTGTTGA
- a CDS encoding ATP-binding protein, protein MPEQDPTCIGKVRQVLGATVTVALNSDLAGVAPIYRGQLQPIGQIGSLVRIPQGLIDLVATVTLVGIAELAGSIVPSDAIQRDERWLQVQLLGEIDRAAGRFQRGVGAFPGLDDPVHFATPEELAAIFPHADEQHLRLGRLAAAEDVPVCLNASKLVVRHAAVVGSTGSGKTSVVASLLQSFVRGGWNAANIVVVDPHGEYARALADSAAVRSVLADDVNRLRVPYWALPASDIVRIFAGAPGGATFTNRFNDLVAQARREFVEAANWLTLDPSAVTADTPVPFDIRPIWHKLDSENRETRRTKADPASACEIDSGDATTLRPARFEAYGPGGQPPHQAPTYGVYGATPELLRLGLLDPRLRFFQEPMGNPAGPDPLVEVMQDWLGGDRPISVLDFSGVPAMAADLAIGVVLNMLFEVALRSEPDGPGIGRPSPVLVVLEEAHRYLGASANSVTRDSANRIAREGRKYGVGLLLVTQRPTELPETALAQCGTLIALRLTNAGDQGAIRAALPDTVAGLAAVLPSLRTGEAIVSGEALVLPVRAMLDKPNPMPLAEDPSLDAWRQAPHLPNISEPLAAWRGTYEAEND, encoded by the coding sequence ATGCCAGAGCAAGACCCGACATGTATTGGCAAGGTCCGCCAGGTCCTCGGCGCGACTGTCACCGTTGCCTTGAATTCTGACCTTGCCGGAGTGGCGCCGATCTATAGAGGTCAGTTGCAACCTATCGGGCAAATCGGATCACTGGTGAGAATTCCTCAAGGTCTTATCGACCTTGTTGCTACCGTGACGCTTGTCGGCATAGCGGAACTTGCTGGGAGTATCGTACCTTCTGACGCAATTCAGCGTGACGAACGCTGGCTGCAAGTTCAGTTGCTCGGCGAGATCGACCGAGCAGCCGGTCGCTTTCAGCGAGGCGTTGGTGCATTTCCTGGACTCGATGATCCGGTCCATTTCGCTACTCCCGAAGAGCTAGCTGCCATCTTTCCTCACGCGGACGAGCAACATTTGCGGTTGGGGCGTCTAGCAGCGGCGGAAGACGTACCTGTTTGCCTAAACGCATCGAAGCTGGTCGTTCGACATGCGGCGGTGGTCGGCTCAACGGGATCGGGAAAGACGAGCGTCGTGGCGTCTTTATTGCAAAGCTTCGTACGTGGTGGCTGGAACGCAGCCAACATTGTCGTCGTGGACCCGCATGGCGAGTATGCTCGCGCCCTCGCTGACAGTGCGGCAGTTCGCAGTGTGCTAGCAGACGATGTGAACCGACTCCGCGTGCCCTACTGGGCACTGCCTGCGAGCGACATTGTGCGAATTTTTGCAGGGGCTCCAGGCGGCGCAACGTTCACCAATCGGTTTAACGATCTGGTTGCGCAAGCTCGCCGGGAATTCGTCGAAGCAGCAAACTGGCTGACTCTTGATCCTAGTGCCGTTACTGCCGATACGCCAGTCCCGTTCGATATCCGTCCAATCTGGCACAAACTGGACTCCGAGAATCGCGAGACTCGAAGAACCAAGGCCGATCCTGCATCGGCCTGCGAGATTGATTCGGGGGATGCGACTACGTTGCGACCGGCCCGATTTGAGGCGTATGGGCCTGGTGGTCAACCACCTCACCAAGCACCGACCTACGGGGTGTATGGGGCGACGCCAGAATTGCTCCGCCTGGGATTACTCGATCCACGCCTTCGTTTTTTTCAAGAACCGATGGGTAATCCTGCTGGCCCGGATCCACTCGTGGAGGTGATGCAGGATTGGTTGGGTGGAGATCGCCCGATTTCGGTATTGGATTTTAGCGGGGTCCCTGCTATGGCGGCTGATCTTGCTATCGGAGTCGTTCTCAACATGCTGTTTGAGGTCGCACTGCGAAGTGAGCCTGATGGTCCCGGCATTGGGCGCCCAAGTCCCGTTCTAGTTGTGCTTGAAGAGGCTCATCGATATCTGGGAGCGTCGGCAAATTCGGTTACTCGCGACTCAGCCAACCGTATCGCCCGTGAGGGACGCAAATACGGGGTTGGCCTGCTATTGGTGACGCAACGCCCGACTGAGCTTCCCGAAACCGCGCTAGCGCAGTGCGGGACGTTAATCGCCCTTCGCCTTACGAACGCAGGTGACCAGGGTGCCATTCGCGCTGCGTTACCCGACACTGTAGCGGGCCTGGCCGCAGTGTTACCTTCGTTGCGCACGGGTGAGGCCATAGTCAGCGGGGAGGCACTTGTGCTGCCCGTTCGTGCGATGCTAGATAAGCCGAATCCGATGCCGCTTGCGGAGGATCCGTCGCTTGATGCCTGGCGTCAAGCCCCGCATCTGCCGAACATCAGTGAACCACTAGCCGCGTGGCGCGGCACTTATGAGGCTGAAAATGACTGA